One Maribacter cobaltidurans genomic window carries:
- a CDS encoding cell envelope integrity protein TolA, translated as MAFLDTRHKKKSLTLTTLLLSILLLVMFYIGLTYMDPPIENGISVNFGTTDFGSGRVQPKERVRSEPLETPPIEPTKQEVSEAVEEVEEKVQEEVKEAPSEKVLTQEDEESIRIKQAQETKRKADAAAAEQKRKAQEAEQKAKAEAERIAQQKREAEEQARQEQEAKKKKLDELMGGLNKSDGTASGSEGDDSRAGDKGSPDGDPYATSYYGSPGSGSGTGGYGLNGRSLVNKGKVPQECNESGRVVVKIVVDRSGKVISATPGVRGTTNNNPCLLEPARKTAFMHKWNLDSNAPSQQIGFVVVNFKLGE; from the coding sequence CTAACAACTTTGCTATTGAGCATTTTGTTGTTGGTGATGTTCTATATTGGACTAACTTATATGGATCCGCCAATAGAAAACGGGATATCTGTTAATTTTGGCACCACTGACTTTGGTAGTGGACGAGTACAGCCAAAGGAACGCGTAAGATCAGAACCCTTGGAAACTCCTCCGATTGAACCTACTAAGCAAGAAGTTTCGGAAGCTGTAGAAGAAGTCGAGGAGAAAGTACAGGAAGAAGTTAAGGAAGCCCCTTCTGAAAAGGTTCTCACCCAAGAGGACGAAGAATCCATCAGAATTAAGCAGGCCCAAGAAACAAAGAGAAAGGCCGATGCTGCGGCTGCAGAGCAAAAAAGAAAAGCACAGGAAGCAGAGCAAAAAGCAAAGGCCGAAGCCGAACGGATAGCCCAACAAAAGAGGGAAGCAGAGGAACAAGCCCGACAGGAACAAGAAGCCAAAAAGAAAAAATTGGATGAGCTTATGGGTGGCTTAAACAAGTCGGACGGTACAGCTTCCGGTAGCGAGGGAGACGATAGTAGGGCAGGAGATAAAGGAAGTCCCGATGGTGACCCCTATGCCACTAGTTACTATGGTAGTCCAGGCTCGGGTAGTGGAACGGGAGGTTATGGATTAAACGGAAGGTCTTTGGTCAATAAAGGAAAAGTGCCTCAAGAATGTAATGAATCAGGACGTGTAGTAGTGAAAATTGTGGTAGACAGAAGTGGAAAGGTAATAAGCGCTACTCCTGGTGTTCGAGGTACTACCAATAATAATCCGTGTCTTTTGGAACCTGCAAGAAAGACAGCCTTCATGCATAAGTGGAACTTGGATTCCAATGCCCCAAGTCAACAAATTGGGTTTGTAGTCGTAAATTTCAAATTAGGGGAGTGA
- a CDS encoding TonB-dependent receptor: MKKPPKSKEILPWSLNYRLKMRFSLLFFITISFVIQANSSYSQKTKISIERDGATVKEVIDEIEENTEFKFLFHSEEVDLDRKVSIKIKNASIQTVLDLLFKEVNISYEVDSRKILLKKEEVEERKTNLLSKSVMEIPQSKVNGIVTDAEGQPLPGANVVEKGTTNGVTADFDGNFSIDISNSDAILIVSFIGFKTSEVQVNGQSTIIVTLLEDTAGLDEVVVIGYGVVKKSDLTGSVSSVSANEIKDVPITRIDQALVGKVAGVQVKSVSGEPGAAPQIRVRGVGSISAGVDPLYVVDGFPIDNLQMLNPNDIESLDILKDASATAIYGSRGSNGVVLITTKRGKAGKAVITFDTYYGFQTVEKIPEMKNSIEQANWFLDGLKNKNLDAGNDISGPPTSWGFPVPQGIIDVLDGTNSYDEEPLNSIFRTAPQRHYQLTASGGSENIKYAFSGEYMDQDGIVVNSNFKRYSFRSNVDAQLTDRIKVKLNLSPSFTEQKSLPVTGEGCCLGSGVVAAGLQIHNFFPIQNEDGSYFNFEGLSTLAGVYNPLAVAKETQALENRSQFLGNIDLEYKILDELKLNVMLGGRLINTKGMRFRPSLDVFFNEPATGRDEAIASYNWLTEYTLNYNKSFGLHNVAGLVGFTSQKQKDEYNALESNLYPNNLVPTLNAASGITSGSSEVSEWSLLSYLARVNYNYDNKYFLTSSVRTDGSSRFGLNNKYATFPSVALAWVMSQENFLNNSSFTNLLKLRASYGQSGNNNIGNYQQFATINYNKYPFGESVVGGYGPGQIANPLLTWEKQSQINVGLDTGIFNGRINLTMDYFHSTNTDLLLNVNVPSTTGFTNALQNIGEVENKGWELALNTVNFTGKFEWNTNFNISSYKNEVIKLGPTGDPIYSGNNVTQIGEPLGMFYGYLTDGIFKNQAELDMGPIYNPGARDASRVGDIRFKDVSGPDGVPDGIIDNSDNTIMGSPYPDFYYGMSNSFSYKNINLTVNLQGSQGNDVLSVTRDAGNSGRGRVRGYAYSNNYWKSEQDPGDGFTPRPNDSPTGGARRPSQRWVDDGSFLRITNITLSYQVPEEASKKLMLNSLRLYLTATNPFLFTNYVSFNPDVSFRGDPLRPGNEANEYPLGKGLVLGLNVSL, from the coding sequence ATGAAAAAACCACCAAAGTCCAAGGAAATACTTCCATGGAGTTTAAATTATCGCCTGAAAATGAGGTTCTCCCTTCTATTTTTTATAACTATAAGTTTTGTTATACAGGCAAATTCCTCATACTCACAGAAAACCAAAATTTCCATCGAAAGAGATGGGGCTACTGTCAAGGAGGTGATTGATGAAATAGAAGAAAATACCGAGTTCAAGTTCCTTTTCCACTCCGAGGAGGTGGATTTAGACCGAAAAGTGTCCATAAAGATTAAAAATGCGTCGATACAAACAGTTTTGGATCTTCTCTTTAAAGAAGTCAATATATCCTATGAAGTAGATAGTCGTAAAATACTACTTAAAAAGGAAGAGGTGGAGGAAAGGAAAACCAATTTGCTATCCAAATCGGTTATGGAAATACCCCAATCAAAAGTTAATGGAATTGTGACGGATGCAGAAGGCCAACCTTTACCTGGAGCAAATGTCGTAGAAAAGGGAACAACCAATGGTGTTACCGCGGATTTCGATGGTAATTTTTCCATTGATATCTCAAACAGTGATGCCATATTGATAGTGTCTTTTATTGGATTTAAAACTTCGGAAGTCCAAGTAAATGGACAGTCTACTATTATAGTCACTTTGTTGGAAGATACCGCAGGTCTAGATGAAGTGGTGGTTATTGGATACGGTGTGGTAAAGAAGAGCGATTTGACAGGATCTGTTTCCTCTGTTTCCGCCAATGAAATTAAGGATGTACCAATTACCCGAATTGATCAAGCGTTAGTGGGAAAAGTTGCGGGTGTCCAAGTCAAATCGGTCTCAGGAGAACCAGGAGCCGCACCTCAAATAAGGGTTAGGGGTGTCGGCAGTATTTCAGCTGGGGTTGACCCCCTATACGTTGTTGATGGCTTCCCCATTGATAATCTACAAATGCTAAACCCGAACGATATTGAAAGCCTGGATATCTTAAAAGATGCCTCTGCAACAGCCATCTACGGATCGCGTGGATCTAATGGAGTGGTATTGATAACAACTAAAAGAGGAAAGGCCGGGAAAGCGGTAATTACATTTGATACTTATTATGGATTCCAAACGGTAGAGAAAATACCGGAAATGAAGAATTCCATTGAGCAAGCAAATTGGTTTTTAGATGGTTTAAAGAACAAAAATTTGGATGCGGGAAATGACATATCCGGACCTCCGACCTCATGGGGATTTCCAGTTCCTCAAGGAATTATTGATGTACTCGACGGCACCAATTCTTATGATGAAGAACCTTTGAACTCAATATTTCGAACTGCCCCACAACGGCATTATCAATTAACCGCCTCAGGGGGAAGCGAAAATATAAAGTATGCTTTTAGCGGTGAGTATATGGATCAGGACGGGATAGTCGTAAACAGCAATTTTAAGAGATATTCATTTCGGAGTAATGTGGATGCACAGTTAACAGACCGAATCAAAGTCAAGCTTAATCTTAGTCCATCTTTTACAGAGCAAAAATCCCTTCCGGTCACAGGGGAAGGATGCTGTTTGGGTTCAGGAGTTGTAGCGGCCGGTCTTCAAATACACAATTTTTTTCCTATACAAAATGAAGATGGTTCCTACTTTAATTTTGAAGGTCTTTCTACTCTTGCAGGTGTTTATAACCCTTTGGCTGTTGCAAAGGAAACACAAGCTCTCGAAAATAGAAGCCAATTTTTGGGCAACATAGATCTTGAGTATAAGATATTGGATGAGTTAAAATTGAACGTAATGCTGGGAGGACGATTGATTAATACAAAAGGAATGCGATTTAGACCAAGCCTTGATGTTTTTTTTAATGAACCTGCAACTGGCAGAGATGAAGCCATTGCGAGCTATAATTGGCTTACGGAGTATACCCTTAATTATAATAAGTCGTTTGGATTGCATAATGTAGCTGGTTTAGTGGGCTTCACATCTCAAAAGCAAAAAGATGAGTACAATGCGCTTGAAAGCAATTTGTATCCTAACAATCTTGTTCCGACTTTAAACGCTGCGAGCGGAATTACTTCAGGGTCATCAGAAGTAAGTGAGTGGTCATTACTGTCCTATTTGGCTAGGGTTAATTACAATTATGATAATAAGTATTTTTTAACAAGCTCAGTCCGTACTGATGGGTCGTCACGATTTGGATTGAATAATAAGTATGCAACCTTTCCTTCGGTGGCTTTAGCCTGGGTTATGTCTCAAGAAAATTTCTTGAATAACTCCAGTTTTACAAACCTATTGAAATTAAGAGCGAGCTATGGGCAATCGGGAAATAATAATATTGGTAATTACCAGCAATTCGCGACCATAAATTACAATAAATATCCTTTCGGAGAATCTGTAGTAGGTGGTTATGGTCCAGGACAAATCGCAAATCCATTATTGACTTGGGAAAAACAATCGCAGATTAATGTTGGGTTGGATACCGGAATTTTTAATGGTCGGATTAATTTGACAATGGACTACTTTCATTCAACAAATACGGATTTGTTATTGAATGTCAACGTTCCCAGCACAACTGGATTCACAAACGCTTTGCAAAATATAGGTGAAGTTGAAAACAAAGGATGGGAATTGGCATTGAATACGGTAAACTTCACCGGAAAATTCGAATGGAATACCAATTTTAATATATCATCCTATAAAAATGAGGTCATAAAATTAGGTCCGACTGGAGATCCCATCTACTCTGGGAACAATGTCACTCAGATTGGAGAACCTCTTGGGATGTTCTACGGATATTTGACGGACGGTATTTTCAAAAATCAGGCCGAATTGGATATGGGACCAATTTACAATCCGGGAGCAAGGGATGCTTCTCGAGTCGGTGACATAAGGTTTAAGGATGTGAGTGGTCCAGATGGAGTACCAGATGGAATAATAGATAATTCCGATAATACTATAATGGGGAGTCCATATCCGGATTTTTACTATGGAATGTCTAATAGTTTTTCATATAAGAACATAAATTTAACCGTCAACCTCCAAGGATCGCAAGGAAATGATGTTTTAAGTGTTACCAGAGACGCAGGAAACAGTGGTAGAGGCCGTGTAAGGGGATACGCCTATAGTAATAATTACTGGAAATCGGAACAAGATCCTGGAGATGGATTTACCCCTAGACCAAACGACTCTCCAACGGGAGGGGCAAGGAGACCTAGCCAGAGATGGGTTGACGATGGGTCATTTTTACGAATAACAAATATAACTTTAAGTTATCAAGTTCCTGAGGAGGCTTCCAAGAAACTTATGTTAAATTCCTTAAGATTATATCTTACAGCGACCAATCCATTTCTTTTTACCAATTATGTCTCATTTAATCCAGATGTAAGTTTTAGGGGCGATCCACTCAGACCAGGGAATGAAGCTAACGAATATCCCTTGGGTAAAGGACTTGTTTTAGGACTAAACGTATCACTATAA
- a CDS encoding DNA-binding protein encodes MDKQNSSLVKLLLEKIDHLDEAALVKKKVFNVANLQMYTGWSLSKIYKLTSARLIPFSKPTNGSLFFEREKIEEWLLQNPSYTETELEEKVNTHLKKHRLENS; translated from the coding sequence ATGGACAAACAAAATTCTTCCCTTGTAAAATTACTCCTTGAAAAGATCGACCATCTCGATGAAGCTGCCCTGGTCAAGAAAAAGGTCTTCAACGTTGCGAACTTACAGATGTACACTGGTTGGAGCCTTTCCAAGATCTATAAGCTCACATCCGCAAGGTTGATTCCCTTTTCAAAGCCTACCAACGGGTCCCTGTTTTTTGAACGAGAGAAAATTGAGGAATGGCTACTTCAAAACCCTTCTTATACCGAAACCGAACTCGAAGAAAAAGTAAATACCCATTTGAAAAAACACCGTCTCGAGAATTCATAA
- a CDS encoding BfmA/BtgA family mobilization protein, whose protein sequence is MEKQSKDVRTKKGTGGYSNITVKKETAVRFRTYSKKFNKCHSEVLDRILGYFKENDLDPFGEGTKIVVDNIKKLETKMMKKFDRIIAIIKNMEKTSIRPTYEMVLIFYEAYVKDGRKPKPKPVKIQEERKDFLEPRNTVPKTEHERMLKEFKEYKKRCNEILNKVEKVEPMMGKPYLKINMGIGGF, encoded by the coding sequence ATGGAAAAGCAATCAAAAGATGTCAGGACAAAGAAGGGAACCGGTGGTTATTCCAACATCACCGTAAAGAAGGAAACGGCCGTACGCTTTCGAACCTATTCCAAAAAGTTCAACAAATGCCATAGCGAGGTATTGGACAGAATTTTGGGCTATTTCAAGGAGAACGACCTTGACCCTTTTGGAGAAGGAACAAAGATCGTGGTCGATAATATCAAAAAGCTGGAAACAAAGATGATGAAGAAATTCGATAGGATCATCGCCATAATCAAGAACATGGAAAAGACCAGTATCAGGCCCACCTATGAAATGGTGCTCATCTTTTATGAGGCCTATGTAAAAGATGGTAGGAAGCCCAAGCCTAAACCCGTCAAGATACAGGAAGAGCGAAAGGATTTTTTGGAGCCAAGAAACACCGTTCCGAAAACGGAACATGAAAGAATGCTGAAAGAATTCAAAGAATATAAAAAACGTTGCAATGAAATCCTCAACAAGGTGGAAAAGGTGGAACCTATGATGGGAAAGCCGTATCTAAAGATCAATATGGGCATCGGGGGATTTTGA
- a CDS encoding FecR family protein, with protein MVSKEIEKSIVKYFTQSADIADLDLLNDWISLEENQIIFKTYVKTNFAINLAMNDPDLKIIKEKIIKEIRKEKRGAVRFRYISVVKYAAIALAFLGISLFLQRYVFENKGNQLIIPRKDTITLQLGNGDIEIITEDGTSKLIKAHGKVVGTQKGKQLVYKDDGTETKFIYNTLSVPNGKRFNVVLSDGTKVYLNSGSSITYPERFVRDSVRRVFLKGEAYFEVAHNDKHEFIVKTEELNVKVYGTKFNITNYPEDENTEIVLLEGSVSLRQSGNAEINQSEFFLIPGYKGTFNKSNKKIVDTKVNTALYTSWMEGNLVFRNAAFEKITQKLERHYNVVIINNNAKLATEKFNATIEVEYETIEQVLNYFNKVYQIEFKIIENKIIIN; from the coding sequence ATGGTTTCGAAGGAAATAGAAAAAAGTATAGTAAAGTACTTTACCCAATCCGCCGATATTGCCGATTTGGATTTACTAAATGATTGGATTTCGCTGGAAGAAAACCAAATAATATTCAAAACTTACGTTAAAACAAATTTCGCAATAAACTTGGCAATGAATGACCCCGATTTAAAAATCATTAAAGAAAAAATAATAAAAGAAATTAGGAAGGAAAAAAGAGGTGCTGTCCGGTTTAGATATATTTCTGTTGTTAAGTATGCCGCCATTGCTCTTGCATTTTTAGGAATTAGTCTTTTTCTACAACGGTATGTTTTCGAAAACAAGGGCAATCAGCTAATTATACCTCGAAAGGATACCATCACACTTCAGTTGGGAAATGGAGATATCGAAATTATTACCGAAGATGGCACGTCAAAGCTTATCAAGGCCCATGGAAAGGTGGTAGGTACGCAAAAGGGAAAACAGTTGGTATATAAGGATGACGGTACCGAAACAAAATTTATTTATAATACGCTTAGCGTTCCCAACGGCAAACGGTTTAATGTTGTCCTTTCCGATGGCACCAAGGTGTATTTGAACTCAGGGAGCTCCATAACATATCCTGAAAGATTTGTACGTGATAGTGTTCGGCGCGTTTTCCTAAAGGGAGAGGCCTATTTTGAAGTTGCCCACAATGACAAACATGAGTTTATAGTTAAAACAGAAGAACTAAATGTTAAAGTGTACGGTACTAAATTCAATATAACCAACTATCCCGAGGATGAAAATACAGAAATCGTACTACTTGAAGGCTCCGTAAGTCTACGACAATCAGGCAATGCTGAAATAAATCAATCGGAATTTTTTTTAATACCGGGTTATAAGGGAACTTTTAATAAATCTAACAAAAAAATAGTTGATACAAAAGTCAATACAGCCCTATATACTTCATGGATGGAAGGTAATTTGGTATTTAGAAATGCTGCTTTTGAAAAGATTACCCAAAAATTAGAAAGACATTACAATGTTGTTATAATAAATAATAATGCCAAGTTGGCAACCGAAAAGTTCAACGCTACTATAGAAGTGGAGTATGAAACCATTGAACAGGTCCTTAATTATTTCAACAAAGTATATCAGATAGAATTTAAAATAATAGAAAATAAAATTATAATAAATTAA
- a CDS encoding P-loop NTPase family protein: protein MKREIEGLMKKGEEIKGPLCDPDSFKKAFFKMAQVFYANTNLDFEVDSSNKSFLQHFCKYWNRDKAFELLENISLRKGLLVFGSYGTGKTSSFQIIQNMAKYYQVNELWFPTISTQEVVAKFNLEKNKEEVIQYYSKGVFLFDDLGAEMEGNNIFQYGKEEVFVRILLNRYRNFERLGTKTHITTNLNLSQIEQRYGKQLVDRFIKMFNLLKLDGPSRRK from the coding sequence ATGAAAAGGGAAATAGAAGGGCTTATGAAAAAAGGAGAGGAAATAAAAGGACCGCTATGCGATCCTGATAGTTTCAAAAAAGCTTTTTTCAAAATGGCACAGGTATTTTATGCCAATACAAATTTGGACTTTGAGGTGGATAGTTCAAACAAAAGTTTCTTGCAACACTTCTGCAAATATTGGAACCGGGACAAGGCTTTTGAGCTTTTGGAAAACATCTCTTTGAGAAAAGGACTATTGGTATTTGGTTCGTACGGGACGGGGAAGACCTCAAGTTTTCAGATTATCCAAAATATGGCCAAATATTATCAAGTGAATGAGTTATGGTTCCCAACCATTTCTACCCAGGAGGTAGTCGCCAAGTTTAACCTGGAAAAGAACAAAGAGGAAGTGATACAATATTATTCTAAGGGCGTATTTCTGTTCGATGACCTAGGAGCTGAAATGGAAGGGAACAACATCTTTCAATATGGCAAGGAAGAGGTGTTCGTGCGGATCCTACTGAATAGGTATCGCAATTTTGAACGTTTGGGTACCAAGACGCATATCACCACGAATCTAAACCTTAGTCAAATTGAACAGCGGTATGGCAAACAGCTGGTAGACCGTTTTATTAAAATGTTCAATCTGTTAAAATTGGACGGACCGAGCAGGAGAAAATGA
- a CDS encoding site-specific integrase, which yields MKNKSNAEVEHSIVLQILADKIGITKNVTSYVARHSFAICLCEKGVGIDVIGDALGNHSVLTIKACAREFGVQILDEVVEILLR from the coding sequence TTGAAGAACAAATCAAATGCCGAGGTCGAACATTCTATTGTTTTACAAATACTGGCAGACAAAATAGGTATAACCAAAAATGTAACTAGCTATGTTGCAAGACATAGTTTTGCCATATGCCTGTGCGAGAAAGGGGTTGGAATTGATGTAATTGGAGATGCGCTTGGTAACCATAGTGTATTAACTATTAAGGCGTGTGCCCGAGAGTTTGGTGTACAGATTTTGGATGAGGTTGTGGAGATCTTGCTACGGTAA
- a CDS encoding helix-turn-helix domain-containing protein: MKVIDRNFQGIWIPKQIYLNTEVNWYAKILFLEIHSFTEHGKECYMSNKYISSFLKISERQVSRYISELKALGWIEETSFDGRKRYLRSKLQFSFRTVDSDLTILSRQHRKDYRNCIDKNDHHNKPITEQHKKSNTSLKRKIEDRSQILE, translated from the coding sequence ATGAAAGTCATCGATAGAAATTTTCAGGGTATATGGATTCCTAAACAGATCTATTTGAATACCGAGGTCAATTGGTATGCCAAAATCCTATTTCTGGAAATACATAGCTTTACGGAGCATGGCAAGGAGTGTTATATGTCCAACAAATACATTTCCTCCTTTCTCAAAATCTCAGAAAGACAGGTATCTAGATATATATCGGAACTAAAGGCTTTGGGATGGATCGAGGAAACGTCTTTTGACGGGAGAAAGAGATATCTAAGAAGTAAGCTCCAATTCAGTTTTCGAACGGTCGATTCTGACTTGACAATTCTGTCTAGACAGCATCGAAAGGATTATCGCAACTGCATTGACAAAAATGACCACCATAATAAACCAATTACAGAACAACATAAAAAATCAAATACTTCTTTAAAAAGAAAAATCGAAGATAGAAGTCAAATATTGGAATAG
- a CDS encoding DUF5712 family protein, translating to MYLTISAQKMGSTYNSSVGNYVDYLEKENQERMPELREKFFDRDNDSVSPQTVIDEIDANTAKLRQKDPKFYSIVVSPNQRELKAIGNDQNLLREYTTKLMEDYARIEHERTYRGLDRKVQENASYRREIARLRNEIRKVERGESIGNVKELEKRIKEQERMAPHKQNGQLVAAGMQKEGPQTHIHIIVSRRDVTNTYTLSPMAKHRASEVELNGKTVKRGFDRDSFYQAAEKTFDRTTGFKRNYVESYVGRKAHAKEPGKFFAKVMGLPTKEKDMAFKLLKTMGVKAPSIPTNKVQMAAKIIKALGRGIDKARGTGEEMGY from the coding sequence ATGTACCTAACCATCTCGGCACAGAAAATGGGCAGTACCTACAACTCCAGTGTAGGGAACTATGTGGACTATCTGGAAAAGGAGAACCAAGAAAGGATGCCCGAACTCAGGGAGAAATTCTTTGACCGGGACAACGACAGCGTAAGCCCTCAAACGGTCATCGATGAAATAGATGCCAATACGGCCAAACTGAGACAGAAGGACCCGAAATTCTACTCCATAGTGGTCAGCCCGAACCAAAGGGAACTGAAGGCCATAGGCAATGACCAAAACTTGCTTAGGGAATATACAACGAAGCTCATGGAGGACTATGCCAGGATAGAACATGAACGCACCTATCGGGGCCTTGACAGAAAGGTACAGGAGAATGCATCCTATCGTAGGGAGATAGCAAGGCTCAGGAACGAGATACGGAAAGTGGAACGGGGCGAGTCCATCGGCAATGTCAAAGAACTCGAAAAAAGAATCAAAGAGCAAGAAAGAATGGCCCCGCACAAACAGAACGGGCAACTGGTGGCCGCAGGGATGCAAAAAGAGGGGCCTCAGACCCATATCCATATCATCGTCAGTAGAAGGGACGTAACAAACACTTATACGCTTTCCCCAATGGCCAAACATAGGGCGTCCGAAGTAGAACTGAACGGAAAGACGGTCAAGAGAGGCTTTGATAGGGACAGCTTTTACCAAGCGGCCGAAAAGACCTTTGACAGGACAACTGGGTTCAAACGGAACTATGTGGAATCCTATGTTGGGAGAAAGGCCCATGCCAAGGAACCGGGAAAGTTCTTTGCAAAGGTGATGGGACTGCCCACCAAGGAAAAGGACATGGCCTTTAAACTACTTAAAACGATGGGTGTAAAGGCTCCCAGTATACCGACCAATAAAGTGCAGATGGCTGCCAAGATCATCAAGGCACTTGGAAGGGGTATTGATAAAGCAAGGGGCACAGGGGAGGAGATGGGGTACTGA
- a CDS encoding RNA polymerase sigma factor gives MMDFTDNKVLIENLILGEEKAYIFLLNTYHRQLNAYALTLVHDSAMAQDIVQNVFLKTWKSRKKLNSQFSIQSFLYKSVYNEFINAYQKNKSMMLLHQKYVESSIEVVENADASMLQKMIGIVNREVGKLPPKCQKIFILSKKEGLTNQEISKFLNISVKTVEAQITKAFKILKERLDDKYETILMLIFGASPKKLA, from the coding sequence ATGATGGATTTCACTGACAATAAAGTCTTGATAGAAAATCTTATTTTAGGGGAGGAAAAAGCCTACATTTTTCTATTAAACACATATCATAGACAACTCAATGCATATGCTCTGACTCTTGTTCATGATTCGGCCATGGCACAGGATATAGTCCAAAACGTCTTTTTGAAAACTTGGAAATCCAGAAAAAAATTGAACTCGCAATTCTCTATTCAAAGTTTTCTTTACAAATCCGTTTACAATGAATTTATAAATGCCTATCAAAAAAACAAGTCCATGATGCTCTTGCACCAAAAATACGTTGAATCGTCAATTGAAGTCGTTGAAAATGCGGATGCGAGTATGTTACAAAAGATGATTGGAATTGTAAATAGGGAAGTAGGAAAGCTTCCTCCGAAATGTCAAAAGATTTTCATTTTAAGCAAAAAAGAAGGTCTCACAAACCAAGAAATATCCAAATTCTTAAATATCTCCGTTAAAACCGTGGAAGCTCAAATTACGAAAGCCTTCAAAATTCTTAAAGAAAGGCTTGATGATAAATACGAGACCATTCTTATGCTTATTTTTGGAGCCTCACCTAAAAAATTAGCTTGA
- a CDS encoding bifunctional folylpolyglutamate synthase/dihydrofolate synthase: protein MTYQETLDWMFAQLPMYQQKGKIAFNNKLDGILEFSEYLGNPHKNFKTIHVAGTNGKGSSSHMIASILQEAGYKVGLYTSPHLKDFRERIRINGKPVSKSFVVEFISDNRDFFENRHLSFFEMTVGMAFQYFSVEQVDVAVVEVGLGGRLDSTNIISPVISLITNIGFDHVDMLGDTLPKIAFEKSGIIKFNTPVVISEYQDETASVFEQVAREKNAKLIYADQKQFETFQSSLKGKYQTRNINGVLAVIKELSAFIIKKKNIVDGLKNVAENTGLLGRWQQLGEEPNIICDTAHNKEGLQLVLEQLEYETYDTLYIVLGFVKEKDLKSILPMFPANAEYYFCKPNISRGLPADILMKKAKEHNLNGQVFEDVSKAYNAAKQAAKKSDLIFVGGSTFVVAEVL from the coding sequence GTGACCTATCAGGAAACCTTGGATTGGATGTTCGCACAACTTCCAATGTATCAGCAAAAGGGTAAGATTGCATTTAACAACAAATTGGATGGTATTCTGGAGTTTTCAGAATATCTGGGTAATCCACACAAGAATTTTAAGACTATCCATGTAGCAGGGACCAATGGTAAAGGGTCCAGTAGCCACATGATTGCATCCATTCTTCAGGAGGCAGGATATAAGGTTGGGCTCTACACATCACCACATCTCAAGGACTTTAGGGAAAGAATAAGAATCAATGGAAAACCGGTCTCGAAGAGCTTTGTGGTAGAATTTATTTCCGATAATAGGGATTTTTTTGAAAACCGACATTTGTCTTTCTTTGAAATGACCGTAGGGATGGCTTTTCAATACTTTTCTGTTGAACAGGTGGATGTGGCCGTAGTCGAGGTGGGTCTTGGAGGTCGATTGGATTCAACGAATATTATTTCTCCCGTGATTTCATTGATTACGAATATTGGTTTTGATCACGTCGATATGTTGGGCGATACTCTGCCCAAAATAGCTTTTGAGAAGTCAGGAATAATAAAATTCAATACGCCTGTGGTAATTAGTGAATATCAAGATGAGACCGCTTCGGTTTTTGAGCAGGTGGCCCGAGAAAAAAATGCCAAATTAATATATGCGGACCAAAAGCAATTCGAGACTTTTCAGTCATCGTTAAAAGGCAAATACCAAACCAGAAACATAAATGGTGTTTTGGCGGTAATTAAAGAGCTTTCGGCTTTTATTATAAAGAAGAAGAACATTGTAGACGGATTGAAGAATGTAGCGGAAAATACAGGCCTACTTGGTCGTTGGCAGCAATTGGGCGAGGAACCAAATATTATCTGTGATACGGCTCATAACAAAGAGGGCTTGCAATTGGTGTTGGAACAATTGGAGTATGAAACGTATGATACTTTGTATATCGTGTTGGGTTTTGTAAAGGAAAAGGATTTAAAATCTATACTTCCCATGTTTCCAGCCAATGCCGAGTATTACTTTTGTAAGCCAAATATTTCACGTGGTTTACCGGCTGACATATTAATGAAAAAGGCCAAGGAACATAATTTGAATGGTCAAGTTTTTGAGGACGTTTCAAAGGCCTATAACGCTGCAAAACAAGCAGCTAAAAAATCAGATTTGATTTTTGTGGGAGGCAGTACTTTTGTGGTTGCCGAAGTTCTTTAA